TCATCCAATTTCGTTGTTACCTTTAGAACGTCCCGTTTAGCCTTTTCTATTAATTCAAGAAACTCAACAGGCAGACCAGGTACATTACTTTGTTGTACCGATCTTGTTGTATCAAGAAGCAGTCTTTTTAATTGATTTAAGCTATCTCTTGCTTGAAGCTCATCACTTCTAAGAGTTTGAAGCATTTCACGGTATTGATTATGTTCTTCTAATAACTGCTTTATTTGTTTATCAATGTCTTCAAGATCTTCTTTTACGATGGAATGAGCCACTTGGTCATTTAATAAGTTCTGTTGAATATGTGCAAATTTCTTCTCAACCTGTAATATCTGCTTTTCAATTAGCTTTTGTTTATCTAATTCAGTCGTTGAAAGTTGATAACTCTGTTTAACAAGCTCTGTTTCTTCAACAGTAGCTTCTTTTTGTTCTGATAGTTCAACTAATTGATCATGTATTTGATCTTTCACTTTTTTAACAAACTGATTAGCCTCAACTTCTTTTTCTAATAAATCATATAAGTTATCAATAGATTCCTGAATGAATTGCAAGCCATCCTGTACATCATCAAGATCAGCTTCTTCTAGTTTCTTTTTGAACTTTTCTAGCTGATTGTTTATCTTCTCAATTTCTAAATCTAATTGAATATGCTCTAAATAGTAGCCTGATGCTACCATTTCCTTGTATCCTTCTTTTAGTTCATTTACTAAGTTTGGAATTGTCACTGAGCATTCCGTCAATAATTTAGGAAGTTCATTCATTTTTTCTTGTAGAACATCAAGGTCCATTTTTAGCTTAACTAACACTTCTCTAGCTACTAAATAATTTCCCTGTTCAGTTTCAGTATCAAATTGTTTAAGTGAATCTGTTATTTCAGTTAAGGCGTCATCTAATTTACGATGTGCTTTACCAAACTGATGACTATGAGCTAATAAGGTCTTTTTAACTCGTTTATACTGGTCTTTTACTTCTTCACCTTCAACTGTATTTTTCTCTTCACTCGTAACAAGCTCATTAATTTCTTCAATAATCTTATCGATATTTTCATTTACAGTTAAAAGGACAGTGTCAATATGTTGTAAAACACCTTGTGACTTTTTAAATCGATATTTATCAGCGAAATCCTCGGCATCAAAAAGTAACTCTTCTACTTCAGGAAGTTGAGTTGTAATAATCTCATCCCACTCAGCTCTCCATTGTTCAAACAATTCTTCTGCTTGTCCAACCATTTTCAACTCTTTTACTTTCGATAACTCATCGATAATTGAGCGATTCATAATTTCAATCTTACGTGCCTCTAGACGATCAACCTCTTTATATATTTTTCTTCTAAACATGTATCCCGCACCAAATACAATACATATCAGAAGGACAATTCCAATTAAAACTTCCATAGTTGGCCCCCTCGTACTACACAAAATCCTCATGACAGGGAAGAGTTCCCGGATGATGTACATCTTTCAACATCATGCTGATAAGCGTTATTAAGTATCTATTTATTTTTTCGTATGTTGAATATGTTTATTGTTGTTAATTAGTATTGTTCTCTTTAGAGTCTCCTTTTTTAACATACAATTAACAAGCTATTAAAAATCCTTAAAAAATCATATATATTCTAAGACTTTGTTAATGTTAATTCAATGTATTTATGATACCATGTAAACGACATTTTTTGACCACAAATTTTAAATTTTTTACATTATTTGTCCAGTTATGATGAAAGGGCATCTATATCTTTAATAAACAGGCTGAAACGTGTAACTTGATGACAAGATAAATTTTATGGTTACAGCAAAAGGGGGAGAAAATATGCCGCTAAAGAAGGATGGACATGTTCACACACCATTTTGTCCACATGGATCAACTGATGAACTGGAGTTATATATTAAACAGGCTATAAAAGAGGGGTTTAACTGCCTGACATTTACTGAACACGCTCCACTTCCAAAAGGCTTTAAAGATCCAACACCACAAGAAGATAGTGCCATGAAACTAGAAGAACTTGGCGATTATTTTGAAAGTATCCTTTTATTAAAAGAAAGATATCAAACTTCAATTACCATTAATGTTGGTTTGGAAATTGACTATATAAGAGATTATGAAAAAGAAACTACTAATTTTTTAAATGAGTATGGAAAATACTTAGATGATAGTATTTTATCTGTTCACTTTTTAAAGATAAAAGATCAATATTATTGTATGGATTTTGATGATAAAACCTTTAATGAAATGATTGTCGAAACAGGTTCATTAAAAGTACTACATGAAACCTATTACAATGAAGTTCTTCACTCAATTAATAGTGATTTAGGAAACTATAAACCAAAAAGAATTGGCCACATAACGCTTGTAAACAAATTCCAAAAACTGTTCCCTGTTACCTTCTCAAATGAAAAATGGATACTTGATATTTTAACTTTAATTAAAGAAAAAAACATGGAAATAGATTATAATGTAGCAGGATTAAGAAAAGAATATTGTGGTGAAATCTACCCTAATGATGAAATTGCAAAAATTGCAATAAAACAAGAAATCCCTCTCATCTATGGGTCAGATGCCCACAGCGCTAGGGATGTTGGAAAGAACTATAAATATTTTGAGCAGTTATCGAATAGCAAGTAGATTACGATCTTGTGAGAACTTGTCTACTAACAAAGAATTTAGCCATAATTTCAACTCTTTATAATACTGATGCACAAAGTATGCTTCGTGAGGTTGAATATGAAGGACTTCACTCATGTATTGTGGCTGTAAATACGGCATATGCAATAAACTTCTTAGTTGGATGATTAAATGCGGGATAAATCCCTTACGAAAATGTCCTTCCTCGATCCCTTGTTCTAATAGTGACTTAATGTAATATTTTTCTTTGGTTAAATAGGTTGTCATCACCTCACGATTTAAAACAGAGTCTACTGTCACTTCACGATACACTAATCGAGAAAGTTGACGGTTTTCATGCTGATAATGCAATAAATCTAAAATCATTTTACTAAGCACATCATGGGTGTTTCCATATTGTATATGTGAGTAATTTTCTTCAATGATTTTAAGATAACCTTCATAATAATGTGATACAAGATATTCAAGAAGTCCACCTTTTCCTTTAAAATAATATGAAATGTGGGCAACATTCACATTGGCTCTATTGGCTATCTCTCTTACAGAGGTACCTGTAAATCCCTTAGAGTTAAATAAGTAAATGGCAGCATCAAGTATCTTTTGTTTTGTATCACGGGAGTTTGTTTGAGTCATAGTCATTACACCTCCTATTCATATATAATATCTTCAATCATTTAGTATCAAACTCCTTTATGATTCGCTCGACAAAGTTCTTCATCATAAGGGAAATTTATCAAAAGGTAGGTAATTTAGATGTTTCATGTCGAAAAATACAATGGTAAAAAGTCAGATCAATATTCATTGGTCATAAATCAATTAAAAGCTTTACTAGAGGGGGAAGAAGATCGAATTGCTAATTTAGCAAACGCTTCGGCTCTTTTAAATCAATTTTTAGATAACATAAATTGGGTTGGATTTTACTTAATGAAGGAAGGTCAACTTGTATTAGGGCCTTTCCAAGGATTACCTGCATGCGTTCGAATTCCTGTAGGAAAAGGTGTTTGTGGTACAGCTGCAGCTAATAAAAAAACAGAGCGAATTGCAGATGTTCATCAGTTCCCGGGACACATTGCATGTGATGCAGCGTCTAATTCAGAGATTGTTGTTCCTCTGCTCGTTGACGGTGAAGTAATTGGCGTGTTGGATATTGACAGCCCAATAAAAGATCGATTCAATGAAGAAGACCAAGTGTTTTTAGAAAACTTTGTAGATGTTTTGGTTCAATATATGTAAAAAAGGTGAGCTACTTAGCTCACCTTTTTTAATGAATATCATCCTCAACGATTACTTGATTTTTCCCTAATTTTTTAGCAACATATAACGCCTTATCAGCGCGGCTGAATAACTGATTATAATTACGTTCATTTTCAGCAATCCAATAGGATACTCCACAAGATATTGTCACTGAGGGATTTGTATTTTCCGCTACCTTTTTTACAATCCTTTCGGCAATGGCGGTTCCTGCTTCAAGGTCAACTTGTGGCAGATAAACAGCTAATTCCTCGCCACCCCATCTTGCTCCAATATCATGTTCTCTACTATTACTTTTAATAATATTAGCAACCTGAACCAAAACTTCGTCTCCAACTTGATGACCGAATGTATCATTAACTCCCTTAAAATTGTCGATATCAATTAATAAAAATGTTCCTTGACGATCAGCTTTCATTGAGTTCTCTATACAAGTGTTCATGTAATTACGTGAGTACAATTGTGTTAATTGGTCAGTTTTAACTAACGTTTCTAGCTCTTCTCGTAATAAGGAATTAGATAGTGCCAATGTAGAATGATGTATTAACGATTGAAGAAGTTTAAACATATCAAATGAAAAATGATAAGAATTTTTGTGAAGGACAATTGCACAGCCTCGAAGAGTATCACTCTGTACCATTGGTACAGCCATAACTGATGCAAAGGAGCCATCCGGCAGGTATGTTGTGATATCACCTAAAAACAGCCCTTCTAGATTTTTCTCAAGTTTTCCTTTTATATAATCGATATAAACATGCACTTCATTCGTATTAAAAAATTTAGTACTACCTGGAAAAATTTGAAATTCATTTTGATGATTTTGATAGAAAAAGCCCACCTCATCAGCTTCAAAAGATTCCATGATTCTTGATGTCATATATGTCATCGTATCTGCCAGTCGTAAGTTTTTATTTAAACGATGGGACGTTTCATTTATAAGCTGTAAATCCTTAATTAATCTCTTTGATTGATCGTATAATTGTGCATTTTCCATCGCAGTACCAGCAGCATTTGCAAGCATAATGATAAAGTTTTTATCTTGATCAGCCAGGTTTATCCCGTGATTAACGACCACTTGTAATACACCATATACCCCTTGCTTACCTTTTAATGGAGTATATAAAATCGTTTGATTTATCTTCTCATCAAATGAAAACTGTATTTTTCCTGTTACAAAGGCTTCCATAGCCATTTCATTTCCATCTTGATGATCAAAACCGAGATCTTTAATTGGTAAATTCAAGTTATTTTCATTATCGTGTGATAAAAACAAATAGAAAATAAACTCAGTATACATTTCTTGTAAGGTTGTAATTAATTCCACTAAAACATCATCTTTATTCATAAAAGCATGAAATTGCTCTGTTAAATGAAATAATCTTTCATACTTCTGCTCATTTTCGGTAACCTGTATTAATTCCATACAATGGGCATAGAAGGATGTACATGTTTTTGCTAATTCATTCATAACTGCTGGTGAGTACTCATTTTCAAAGCCCTTTAATTGAAGGATCCCCTTTAGTCTATCTTTTCGAAAAATTGGGAGTAGAACTTGATCATCATAGTAATAGGCTTCACCATCTTTGAGAATGAACGTATTAAATGGGGTATCATCAACTGGTGAAGACTGTGTGTAAAACTCGTCACTACTATTATAGAAATAAAAAACAGCATGACGAATTGAAAGCTCACTTTTAACAGTTTCAGAAAGCTTTTCCACAATATCAGATAATGAACGTTTATTATGATGTTTGCTAATAAAATCAAAAAAAGCGCATTTAGTAGCAGTTATCACGAATTGTTCTCCCATAAAATCACCCACACTAAAAGTTACAAATTTAAACTAAGTCAAATTACTCATACATTATATCATAAATCAATTCTATAGATAGTAGAGTAAATATTTTTATTTCCAATTGAAATGAAATGAACTTAGTTTATACTTTACTAATGATTATTTCAAAAAATTATATATTTATGTAAAGGTTCTTGACTTTATACATAGAAAAACATATAATGTTCGTTGTGTATAAAATATGCAGCCTATTGATGGTGCAATGGTGAATTCATTTTATTCCCCTTTTTATTTTAAGGAGGTGTATCGAGTAACTCTATGCTGCTGGAGCGAGGATACATGAAAATAAAATGTGCATGATTGTTAGTCAGTCTGGTTTTTATTTTATGCAAAATAAAAACATAAAGGAGGAGTTAGCATGGCTCGTTATACAGGCTCAAGCTGGAAACTCTCTCGTCGTTTAGGTATTTCATTAAGTGGTACAGGTAAAGAATTAGAAAAGCGTCCATATGCTCCAGGACAACACGGTCCAGGACAACGCAAAAAAATCTCTGAGTACGGATTACAATTACAAGAGAAGCAAAAGCTTCGTCATATGTATGGTGTAAATGAGCGCCAATTCCGTAACTTATTTGATAAAGCTGGTAAAATGGCTGGTAAACATGGTGAGAACTTCATGATTCTTCTTGATTCTCGTCTTGATAACGTAGTATACCGTTTAGGTTTAGCTCGTACTCGCCGTCAAGCTCGTCAATTAGTTAACCACGGTCATATCATGGTTGATGGCGGACGTGTTGATATCCCATCATACCAATTAAAACCTGGTCAAACGATCACTTTACGTGAAAAATCTCGCAACCTTGACATCGTTAAGGAAGCAATCGAAGTAAGCAACTTCGTACCTGACTACCTAACTTTCGACGCAGATAAATTAGAAGGTACTTTCACTCGCTTACCTGAGCGTTCTGAATTACCTGCTGAAATTAACGAAGCTCTTATCGTTGAGTTCTACTCTCGTTAATAGTTTTGAAAAAACCTATACCAATTGGTATAGGTTTTTTATATTGATCAAATAAACATTTGAAAGAAAAAAGAGAACAAATCCTTAGATTCATTCTCTTCTCGCTTTACCTGGTATAACGAATAAGGAAGTATTTCTTTTTCCCTCTGCGAATAACAGTAAACTTCCCGTCAATTTTATCTTCATCTGAAATAACTTTCGTTAAATCTTGAACACGTTCACCATTGATATAGATTGCACCATTCGATAGATCTTCACGAGCTTGGCGCTTCGATGGAGAAATTTTCGCTTCTATAAGCAAATCAATTAATCCTATTTCCTCTGAAGAAATTTCTGTTGATGGAACATCTTTAAAACCTTCTAAGATCTCTTGACTTGTTAATTCTTTGATTTCACCACTAAATAAAGCCTGTGAAATCTTGATTGCTTGTTTTAAAGAATCTTCACCATGCACCATTTTTGTCACTTC
This genomic stretch from Metabacillus sp. B2-18 harbors:
- the ezrA gene encoding septation ring formation regulator EzrA, with translation MEVLIGIVLLICIVFGAGYMFRRKIYKEVDRLEARKIEIMNRSIIDELSKVKELKMVGQAEELFEQWRAEWDEIITTQLPEVEELLFDAEDFADKYRFKKSQGVLQHIDTVLLTVNENIDKIIEEINELVTSEEKNTVEGEEVKDQYKRVKKTLLAHSHQFGKAHRKLDDALTEITDSLKQFDTETEQGNYLVAREVLVKLKMDLDVLQEKMNELPKLLTECSVTIPNLVNELKEGYKEMVASGYYLEHIQLDLEIEKINNQLEKFKKKLEEADLDDVQDGLQFIQESIDNLYDLLEKEVEANQFVKKVKDQIHDQLVELSEQKEATVEETELVKQSYQLSTTELDKQKLIEKQILQVEKKFAHIQQNLLNDQVAHSIVKEDLEDIDKQIKQLLEEHNQYREMLQTLRSDELQARDSLNQLKRLLLDTTRSVQQSNVPGLPVEFLELIEKAKRDVLKVTTKLDEIPLNMVIVNELLSEAIQSVKSLKETGDDLIEEVYLVEQIIQYGNRYRSRNQQLATKFKQAEELFRHNDYNEALNVAAAALEQVEPGSFEKIRELIDEQDKTISYK
- the hisJ gene encoding histidinol-phosphatase HisJ; its protein translation is MPLKKDGHVHTPFCPHGSTDELELYIKQAIKEGFNCLTFTEHAPLPKGFKDPTPQEDSAMKLEELGDYFESILLLKERYQTSITINVGLEIDYIRDYEKETTNFLNEYGKYLDDSILSVHFLKIKDQYYCMDFDDKTFNEMIVETGSLKVLHETYYNEVLHSINSDLGNYKPKRIGHITLVNKFQKLFPVTFSNEKWILDILTLIKEKNMEIDYNVAGLRKEYCGEIYPNDEIAKIAIKQEIPLIYGSDAHSARDVGKNYKYFEQLSNSK
- the refZ gene encoding forespore capture DNA-binding protein RefZ, giving the protein MTQTNSRDTKQKILDAAIYLFNSKGFTGTSVREIANRANVNVAHISYYFKGKGGLLEYLVSHYYEGYLKIIEENYSHIQYGNTHDVLSKMILDLLHYQHENRQLSRLVYREVTVDSVLNREVMTTYLTKEKYYIKSLLEQGIEEGHFRKGFIPHLIIQLRSLLHMPYLQPQYMSEVLHIQPHEAYFVHQYYKELKLWLNSLLVDKFSQDRNLLAIR
- a CDS encoding GAF domain-containing protein, whose protein sequence is MFHVEKYNGKKSDQYSLVINQLKALLEGEEDRIANLANASALLNQFLDNINWVGFYLMKEGQLVLGPFQGLPACVRIPVGKGVCGTAAANKKTERIADVHQFPGHIACDAASNSEIVVPLLVDGEVIGVLDIDSPIKDRFNEEDQVFLENFVDVLVQYM
- a CDS encoding sensor domain-containing diguanylate cyclase, yielding MGEQFVITATKCAFFDFISKHHNKRSLSDIVEKLSETVKSELSIRHAVFYFYNSSDEFYTQSSPVDDTPFNTFILKDGEAYYYDDQVLLPIFRKDRLKGILQLKGFENEYSPAVMNELAKTCTSFYAHCMELIQVTENEQKYERLFHLTEQFHAFMNKDDVLVELITTLQEMYTEFIFYLFLSHDNENNLNLPIKDLGFDHQDGNEMAMEAFVTGKIQFSFDEKINQTILYTPLKGKQGVYGVLQVVVNHGINLADQDKNFIIMLANAAGTAMENAQLYDQSKRLIKDLQLINETSHRLNKNLRLADTMTYMTSRIMESFEADEVGFFYQNHQNEFQIFPGSTKFFNTNEVHVYIDYIKGKLEKNLEGLFLGDITTYLPDGSFASVMAVPMVQSDTLRGCAIVLHKNSYHFSFDMFKLLQSLIHHSTLALSNSLLREELETLVKTDQLTQLYSRNYMNTCIENSMKADRQGTFLLIDIDNFKGVNDTFGHQVGDEVLVQVANIIKSNSREHDIGARWGGEELAVYLPQVDLEAGTAIAERIVKKVAENTNPSVTISCGVSYWIAENERNYNQLFSRADKALYVAKKLGKNQVIVEDDIH
- the rpsD gene encoding 30S ribosomal protein S4 codes for the protein MARYTGSSWKLSRRLGISLSGTGKELEKRPYAPGQHGPGQRKKISEYGLQLQEKQKLRHMYGVNERQFRNLFDKAGKMAGKHGENFMILLDSRLDNVVYRLGLARTRRQARQLVNHGHIMVDGGRVDIPSYQLKPGQTITLREKSRNLDIVKEAIEVSNFVPDYLTFDADKLEGTFTRLPERSELPAEINEALIVEFYSR